Sequence from the Fragaria vesca subsp. vesca linkage group LG4, FraVesHawaii_1.0, whole genome shotgun sequence genome:
TTTTTGGCAAAATGGTCTTCAATCAAGACTTATCTAAATTGACATTTAGCTCTTTATGCAGCAATACCTTACCACCCAATCACTAGCCACAAATTTCCTAAAACCTTGATTAACCCAAGACTAGGGTCCTCAACAACTCATATAGGTACCCATTTGAATTACCATTGGATACCTCACCTCATCATTTCAACTAACTTTTTCATCAATAGAATACACCACTACTTCGAACTTTCCTTCCAACTTAACTCTCTCAGAAGTCACGTAACTCAATACCAAAATCTCCCATCAATCAATTTTTGACTCCAATCTTGCCCACTAAAAAAAAATGGACAACTTCAAGGCATTAATCATCAACATTTCACCCAACAGATTTGCACAAGATGCTCACCTTAGCATCTTAATCTGAAACCTTAATCTTAATTAACCCAATCAATCATTGGATACCTGAAAGGAATGCTAACAAGCTTTTTCGTTCCCCACTCGCAAAACAACTCCAACAATTAATATCAAAGATATTAATTTAATGAACCTTGGAATAGGTGCAAACTATACATCTTTTCAAAACTCGAAGGATGAACACTCAAGAGGTCAGCGTACGGAGGCATAGTCTTAGAGATGTAGACATTTATGGCACACTACTGTCCATAAATAAAAGAAGAACAACTACATCACAACCTTAATCAACACATAGTGTCTTCAGCATATAATGCTAATAGATCCGCCGCGGTCAGACCATCACTCTATAGACACTGAGCATGACCAAGAATATGAGGTAGTACTAAAAAGAGAAAGGAAACGAATAACCTAGTGCTCTGATACCAACTGACACGATCCACCCCAAATTTCACCCTGAAACCCAGAGTAAGTCGTGCGGGGACCAACTCCAAGGAAAATTTTACTGAAAAATCGGCATAACCTCCCTTGAAAATGGACAATCCTTCCTAATAATACCTGCAAACATTTTTGAAAATTTAAATCCAACCTTAAACTCCTGGAGCCTCCGTGCTCCCCAAATCACAACACCACCCAAATTATTTACTAATCTAAACAAATCTTATATCCAACCATTTATAGGTTCAGAGCAACTCTAACAGGAAGAAAGAAAACATAATAAATTAACAAGCGGAAGCTATATAATGACTATGCCTCATCCCCATGTACGCCCGACCTCAACTATGCAATCCTGCAAACTGGGCATTTTTAAAACGAAAAGCCCAGGGGAAAACATCTAAAACACCCTAGAACTTCCACCTCTAATTTCTCCTTACCTGAAGCGAACCGGAGTGAGCCCTTTTAGGGCAAGGTAGCTGGGTTGGAGACCTTCAAAACCATACCAAGCTTGCCCGGATTGGTGGCCGGAGGAGGGAGTTCCGGCGAAGTGAAGCTTTGGACAGTCGGACCTTTCGGGTGACACCACTCTCTCACGGCGGAGCTAGGGCTCCTCTCACCGGTCCAAGGAGGTTGCTGGGTTGGAGATCAACCGAACGGGACCGGTGCGGCGGCGGTTGGTGGCCGGACGGCGGCGGGAGGACGGCCGGAAAACCGGGCAGCGGGAGGAGCTCGGGGAGAGAGAAAACCGGGAAGAAAAAAAAAGAGAATGGAGAAAATGGCTTTGGGCCTCCTCCCCCAAAACCGGTCCAACTTAATACCCATTTAAAACAAACCCAACTCCAAAAATAAAACACTCCGAATAAAAATTACTTTTTACTAGCTAAAATTTACCATTTTTACCGTCGTCATATTTTCCTCCTACGAATAATCCTCCGAGCATAACCGTCCCCGAAACCCCTCTAGGAACCAATTAAACTATAACTTCAATGACGGAGACAGTAAAATTCTTATTATAACCAAGCTAGTAAATAAGGTAAAAATTTACGGGTCGGGATGTGACACTATGTAACCTTTTAGCCAAAAACGCTACATTACCATGAATTCATAGCTAGTCTAAGAATGTGGACATATCCAGTAGCAGGTTTCCATGATTTTCAAGACCCCAGCCAAGGGAGAACCATTTTGACAGGCAAATCACCAGTAGATGAGAATCAACAATAACCATATTTCCATGACTCTTTTTATTGTTTTATACATAAATCATCATGACTTCAATCAACCGAAAGCTAAACAAAAAGGGAAGATAGTTCTACCACGAAAACACCAACATCATAGTTGTGCAGAGAATGACTTATATGTGTTGTTATTGTGCAGATACTGACTTCATTAATACATAATATTATTCTCCAGACACTGACTTCATTTATATATTGTACAGACCAAAAATGTATAATAATAGAAAGAAACTCTAGACACAAGAAAATACACTAGATAGAAACCACAATATGCAGGTGATCGAATGATCTCTTATGCCCTAATACCTATTAGATTTCAAGATATGTTCACACTAAAGATTTTAAATCCCATCATATAAATGGGATTAAGAGTTAGTAATGCTCGATCTCCAACAAAAATACTTAATAAGCTCTCATCCTTAAGACACTATATAATAGTATGATCATATGGACACAGCCACCTTCCAGTAGTAGAATTGACTCCATTACTATCAAGATCCTGGCAAAGGACTACACATACACCTGAATCATAATGGTTGCTGTAAAGACTAACCCCTTGGAATTGCATACAAACTCCAATAACAAAAGTGCTTAAGTGAGATAACATGCATTGTGTTTTCAGTCTATTTCACTCAACAAATTGGAGAATTACAGAGCAGCTATATATGACCCTACTTTGCATTCACCATATGATGTTTTCAAATGCAAACCATTCTTCATATGTAAACTATGACCCTAGTTTGTGTTTTCAGTCTATTTCACTTAACCAAGTGGAGGATAACTGCATTCTTCACATGCTGTTTTAAAAAACAGTGAAGATTGGCTAAACCTTACTAGTAATGAACACCTGGGAAAGGATGCTCCAATGATCAAGACTTAGGAATCTAAACAGTCCCAGATGCTACGGTTATCTAGATGAATCTCTTGGAAATTTCTTGTGCTAATTAGATTATGACAAACCACAAATAACTGACAACTTAGGTTTTGGAAACCACCATTCAATTAGTTAAATAGCTAATACAAAGCATAATTTGATTACGACTAACCATTATAGATAGGTACTTCTAATAGAAAGCACTTACATGGCAACAACAGCATAACATGTATGGGATACACATAAATTCCATCCTCACACACAAGTTAAAGTCTCCATGTAAGGAAAAGTAACATCCTCTTGAGTATAATGATAATCAACATCATCTTGAGTATGATCATAGTCACCTAAAGCTTGAAAAAGTTCCTTATTGCCTAACTCAACAGATGTCTTGAAGCTAGGTCTTCCCTCAGATTATAGGATATGATCTTACCAGGCAGCTGCAACAAAAGATGAGTTGAAGTATCCTCAACCCCATTATCTGTCTCATCCTCTTGAGAAAGGCCCAAGACAACACAAGCATTCCAATCCTCTCCAGGAAGAGCTGCGACTAGCAGATTAAGATCAACACGATACTTGACAAGCCAGCCAGGGTAGTCCCTCTCCATCTCTATTGCTAGAAATCATGGATTTATTGAATGTAAATGCTGAAAACAACAAAGAAGAGAAAGAAGACTATGGAGGCTACATTGTGTCTATCTTGATTAAGAGAGAATGAGGTTACAACAATACATATAGGGCTTAGAATATAAACCCCCCCCCCCAACCATATGCTTGGGAACAAGCATAATGGTTGCCTGCAAACTACACAGATATAGACCCAAAAAAAAAAAAAAAAATACAAGAAAACACCTAATTCAATAACCCAACAACTTGATATGATAAGATCAACTAGCTTCCATCTTGACTTGCAACAAATGTGTTAACACTGGAATCACCCAAGTATATATAATGGCTGGATCAAGATATATAAGTCTCAAATGCATCAGAACAGAGTCTTCTTCAATGCTCAAGATACTGTATGCAATATCAGTCAAGGCTTTCAAGCAATAGCAACACGACTTCAAGCTGAGAAGCCAATAACCAAGCATCTATAAGATCTTGCTGGCTTGTTGGTCGCGGCAACAAATGAGGCAACATAAAGGAGGAGAGCAAGGGTAGCAGTGCATCAAACAAACCATAAGATGAGGAAAAACTGAAAATTCTTCTTGAACTTGAAAAATTTGTTGATATCTGACTTTGCATACTGGAAAATCTAAAAGGTTGCATCCACTACACACTGCATATTACCTACCATTCTGCTACATATGCATTTGCATGGTCTCACTTTTAATGAGGTGCCCACAGCCTTAGCCCAAAAGATTATAAAGGAAAAAAGAACAAAAAGAAAGGAAAACAAAAAAGCAGAAGGCAAAAACGAATGATAGTGCACTTTTTCAAAATTTGGTTTAGAAAGTAAGTGAACAGATTTTGGACTTGAGGTTTCATTTTGTATCGTAATTGAATAGAAGCAAAGACTGAAATTGAACATAGAAGCAAAGACTGAAATTGAACAGGAATCCAAATGCCACTGGTAATTGTACAAAGTTGTTTGAAATATAATTGTACAAACAAAGTGAAAGTGAAGCTTAAAGGATAACAAGACCAGATTTGGTAAAAATTTCATTGGTAATTGTACAAAATTTTGTTTCAATGGAAATTATAGAGAATAAGAATGGAAAAATAGGCTAAAAAGAAATCAAAAATGGACAAGACTGTGGGCAATTGAATATGTTCAAGCAGCATATGAGCATATCGGGCCAAACCACAACAAATCAACCTTATAACCCCATGTTGAAATACAACTCAAACCATTCCGAGAACAATCAACCAGCTCTAATCAATCATTCCAATAGCAGACATAGCCCAAATCTTCAATTTTGATAACATGTAAACACCTCCCAGAATATACATAACTAGCACAAGAAGCCACACATCAAACAGAAATCCAACTCATCTAGCCAGAATCTCTAGTCCAGAAGAAATATAAAACTCTTCTTCAAACTTTAAACTTCAACTTAAACTTCATCAATTGACAAAAGAAATTAAAATCGGACAAATAATGATACTAGCCAAGACAACCGAGATCACAACCTCAATAGCATGATTCCAAGAGATAGAAATGACCAAATCTGAAAAGAGATTACCATCGGTAAGAGAATATGAAGATGGGAGCTGGCTGAGAGGAGAGAGCCACATCACCGGCTCAGAATACCCATCTCGCATTCACCGTAGAATCTCCTTCTCCGACATCATCCTGACTAAATCTAAGAACGACGGATGGAAAAGAGACTACATGAGACCGTGCCGGAGAGAGAGAGGACCAGAACGCGAACCAAAGATGGCGATGAAGGCGAACAGAAGAAGTCGTACTGGGCATCTCTGATGGGAGGACTGACGTCTTCGATTTGACAAGATTGGAGGCTAGGGTTTCGATTTGGGGAAAGAGAAATCGCTAAGAGATTAAAATGCGGAAGCAAAGAGAAAATCACAAAAGCCACAAGGTACCAGAACGGGTACCATGGGCTCTGATACCATGCTAGAAATCATGGATTTATTGAATGTAAATGCTGAAAACAACAAAGAAGAGAAAGAAGAGAAAGAAGAGTTTACGTTGTGTCTATCTTGATTAAGAAAGAATAAGGTTACAACAATACATACAGAGCTTAGAATATAAAATAACTTAAATTTCCTTGCGACTTGATTGTCATAAATCTAGCATATATTTAACATATCAAGTCTTGCAATGCTCCAAAGTCTCAATTAAATACAAACGGCCGCCGCACTCTCCAAAACATACACACTCGAACTTCGGCCAATCAGTGGGAAGGGCAAGGTTTTTGACAGACAAGGGGAGAGGAGGAGGAGTGGCAGGGGCAACTCTCAATCGTTCTTCACCTACATCAAAGTAATGCAACAGATCACAATCATTTCTTAACCAAGCGTCTTCTTCAGACCATAGACCGTCCCGTATCCTTGTCCTACCCCAACACAAGCCAACATGCATTCTATCTCTTATCCAATGAATCGCGCCATTGCAGTACACGGCGCCCTCCCTGCTCCTCTCGTCAAACTGCATAGCCTTCTCCCTACAATCATCGCTGGGGAAGAAAGGAAGATCGAGACGCTTCCACTCTGCCGTCTCGGATGAATACATCTCTATATGGTGGTGGCCTTGGTCACGATGATCATTCCAGTAGAAGTAGTACGAGTGGTTGGCCGGTCAGGCAGAGTACCTTGTAATGTGGAGACTTGGAAGGGTCAAATGCCAGAGCGTAGCGCACAAAATAGGTGTCTGGGTTGACGCTGGGAGAATAAAGAGGAAGGAACTGATTAGTGGTGGGATTGACTACATATACCGGATCAGGATTTCTTCGTTGATAAGTTACAGGGATGTGGCAGAGGAAGAGGCCATTGCAAGACTGGAGAATTCTCAATTTGGATCCATCAGGGACGGAATCGGTGAGGGTTTTGAAGAGGTTCCACCCGGGTGGCATTTCATTGTTTTTAAGAGGGATGGAGTTGAAGGATTCGCTTTCTTCTAGGGTTAGGGTTTTGGTGGCGGCGACGGAAGTCGGGGTCGGAAATGAGAGAGAGCCAATGCTTGGAGACAGACTTGAAATGGATCAGAGATAGAGCAAGCACCCTTAATTACCAGGATCTGCTTCAGGAGCTCTTCGATGTTGGTGACGATTTCTGCCGACGATGATGACATTTTGAGCTCTCAATCTTCCACCCAAAAGAGGGTGAAGGGTTTTTGCTTTGGATTATGAAGTCTCATCTCAGTACTGATAGAGCAAAAAAACGGTCAAAAGAAAAAATCTCTATTAATTAAGGCAATTTGCCTTGTGGAACTGTCATGGTTAAATTTTGAGATATCCCTCAAATTACCCCTACATGTAGAACTCTTAAAACAAACACAAATTAATAAGTGAAGGGTAAGATAGACAACCTCCAAATCCAGAAATCTCTTAATTTGTCAAAAAAAACAAAAAAACAAAAATCTCTAAAACAGTTACCTGCAACTGACGACCAAATTTTATGGAGAGAAGAGGAGTTGCCAACTCCCACTTAAATTCAGTTTCTTTGCATTATCTTCTATATCTATTAAACCGTGCAAAAGACGTTCTCCTCTTTGTTATGAAATCTCTTGCTCTCGATCATATACGTCAAAGATGAATACCACGGGTTAGTTCAATAAACTGATTAGCAGTTTTCTTCTTATACGTTCTCTCTTCTTCTTATTCTAAACCCTTATCATTCTCTCTTTCTTTCAAGATATGCCGCTTTACTCTTTAACACATAAAGGTAATCACCTATTTTGTTATTGCAGATCATTCACACCTTTTCGTTCATATTTTTCATTTGCTGCAAACAACTAAGATCATATTCATCAAAGCTTTCCATTTGTATATTTTGGTATGCATATTGTGATATAATATTTCTGTTTCTGTCAAGGTGCAGGAGCTTTAGGGGTTTCATATTTATACCAAGGCACAAAAAATCCTACATAGTCGTTGATATAATAGAATCCTTGAAAATCGACTAACTTTTCAATACCACTAGATTTGGAATGATATTTTAAAGTCATGATTGAATACCAACAGATTTTTAAGGACTTTTTCAAATCTGAATTGAATACCTATAAAGTTTAGAAATACAAAAAAAATCCTATAGAATCTTAAATGAATACACCCCCCTTAGATTAGATTATGGCTGCGATTTCACCCCTTCTTATGAACTCTTTTTTTCCTGATTTTTTCGAATTGTTTTTTGATGACGGTTTCGACTTGCACAAATAACAACCGTTCCGTCCCAATCTCTTTATGTTTTCTTTTCCTCATCTTCCTCGCCTTGCACAAACAAAACACAATGCCACATATTGCAGTTATAATTCTCTCCAATTAAACGGCTTATTTCTATATAGAAGTCGGGCTTTTCTTTTCTATGAGTTGCCATGAGGTACCTATTTTCTTCCTGTATCACTTTTATGAATTTTCCATTGAAGGATTAATTCTTTTTCTTCCTGCCTCAGTTCGTTACTTGGTTGACACCATGATTCTTGATAAATAATACTATTGCGAAAGGATGAGGGATAGAAGGGTTAACGAGGAAACAGATCGGGTAGGTTTGTGTAGATCAAACTGAACATGGTTATTTATTTTTCCAAATTCAATTTGTACGTCGAGTCGATGTTCGGTCAGGTGTGTAGGTCACTGCATATTATTTTTATGATCTCAAAGTGAATTACTTCAAGCATCTGGGGTTGAGGCTTATAATTTAACCTTTTGTAGTAGTGGGAATATATGTAGGCATGTAGCATTCGAGGTGTATCAATGGATCCATTGCACAACTATGCAGAAGAACATACTGACTTGCTGATTACGGTAGTCTATAAATGTAATTGCCTTAAGGGGTACTGTGAAACATGCAAGTGAGATTTATTTACCTGTTTTGGGGAGTTTTGTTCATTGCTTCCTAGCCGGGTCCCAAAGTTTGTTTTGTTCTTTGTCATTAACAGTAGTTAAGGACTTGAGGTATATATTGCATGAATTGGTTATATGTATCCACTTTTGAGACGCTAATGGACAATCAATTGGTAATTCAAAGCAACTGCTTGATATTGAGTTTAAAAAGTTGCCTATTGCATTATGATGTTTCTATCTAGCAAGAAGAAAAGTTTGTGTTTATGGCGCAAAAAAAAAAAATTATATTTTTCATTACTACATCAACATATGTTGTAATAGAATGACTTCTCGCACGTACGACCGTGGCCCTTTCGCACGCGCATCATGTGTGCAGGAAGGCTAGAAGTCATAATAATCCACTAGATATATATTGTCATAACTATCCCTTCTTTTGCATATGACCAATTCATGACAACAACGAAAAGTGGTGATACTGTCTTTGTTTAAGTCTTTTTTTCTTAGTTAATATTCTTTATAAAAAAAATTTTTAAAAAAAAAGAGACAAAGTGCAAATGAATTTTATCAGATTTTCCAAAAATTATAGACGAGCGGCTTCCACGTATGTTGTTATGTTGTTAGTTTTCGTTTTTTTCATCTGTCTTACAGTTGAGTGCATTCCGATTAAAAATTAAAAATAAAAATGAAACGAATCTACGTTATTATTTTGATTTTGTTTCATCAGTCTTTACATATTTGTGGATTTTGTATACAAAATAAAAATATTAGAACAAAAAAAAATGAAACGCATGCGCGAGAGCGGCCTTTTCGCACGCGCATTGCGCATGCAAAAAGGCTAGTATAAAGAAAAAAAATTACTATAAGCTTTGCGGACACGTGCTGCGTCTAGGCGGAGCTTAATGTCATGACATGAACGGGTTGGGGTCCACTATTAAAAAAAAAAACTAAAAGGAAGAACCAAAATTACGAGAAGGGTCGGATTACTTCAGTCTGGTTTAAAGCTTCAAACTTCAAGCAAGAAGATGAAGATTCACCGTCGCTTCTCTTTGGTATTTCAAACTCTACAGGGCAGTGATAATCCTCATTGCATTTAAGCCACTATTATTCTTCGACCATAGTGTAGCAAAGTGTTCTGTGTTCATGAATTCTTGCAATGGCTCCCAGAAAGAAATCCAGAATTCCAGACCCACTTTTATTATGAATTTGAGCAAAATATTCTGTCTTTGAGGAACAACTGCAATTTGTGGTGCTGCTATGTATCACTTCTTATATATATTATCAAGCGATAAACTAGCTCGCTTGATCTCTGTGTGCTGAGATATGAGGTACAGGCTTAGAGACAGATTAGCCTAGCCTGATCTGTTACTATTAAGGAATCAATCTGGTTTACAGTTGAGTTCCGCCATTCTGAAGAGCCGACTTTACTAATGCCTAGTAATGAAGTAGATTTAGAAGTCTTCAGGATTTGGGTTAGACTTCTATCATTTCTTGAGGACATTTTGGATGGAAGATACAACTCGTAAAGCACTATGACTATGAACAATTTATCAATAAGAATTATTTGGAAAGATCTGTTGATCATCTGGTACTTTTGTTCCGGGTTGGAAAGGCCGGAGGAACGGATGGCCTTTGAGCTAGTGTTTCCATTTGCATTTAATCTTTATATCCATAAAAAGATTAGATAATGCGAGTTTGTAGCACAGTATTGATGTGTGTTTAACAAGTCTTGTTTCAAACTTTTTTGATAATCCTATGCAGCTGAATTCTACCCTACTTTTCGCAACACATAGGTCTGTAATCTAAGAAAGCTCTAATATCTGGTTCACTCTTATACTGTGGTTGCTAAACCAGACTTCCCTTCTGTTCTTCTTTGCAAGCTCCTTGTGTAACTGGACATCAAAATTGTTGTTTAAGTTTCTATATCTACACCCAAAGCAAATGATTCCAACAAAAAAGTATGTAAATCCTTTGTAAGGAGACAACGTGATAAACCACGTTGATGCTAAAACATAGGTATATCTCATTAGAGAGAGGCCAGTACATATATATTTTAGCTTTTGTAGTGGAGCACTATGCTATTCGCTAGTCTTTTGGACCCAAGAAATATCATGAGATATATAAGTTGTTTTATGACGATTAGCTGCAGTGGTAGAGCATTATAGAAATGTACACATAAGTGACATAAATCCATAGGTTGTTGGCATATAACACTTCGTGTGCGGTTGAGTTTGGAGCTGGAGGTAATGGTTATGTATCTCATCTTTTTGGTTTGTCTACAAAGAGTGAATTACCACAAATTGTAAGAGTAATTGTATCAGTAACAGTAGGATTGCCTCTGTTTAGAAGTTTGGTCTCTCTCTCTCTCNNNNNNNNNNNNNNNNNNNNNNNNNNNNNNNNNNNNNNNNNNNNNNNNNNNNNNNNNNNNNNNNNNNNNNNGTTACTCTCTCTCTCTCTCTCTCTCTCTCTCTCTCTCTCTCTCTCTCTCTCTCTCTCTCTCTCATATTTCCTTCTACCTAAGTCTCTATTTGCAAATAGAAAGCAGTCAACACGGTAAAATTGATAAGCAGAGAGATCAGTAGTCAACAATGAAAGCTCGACAGAGACATACAGTTACAGAGAAACCACAAATTACATGATCAACAAAATATCCAATCATTGTATGGCAGAAGCACAGGTGCTACATCATCTCACTGAGAAGATTCAAAAGCAACATGCCAAAGACAAAGAGAAGATTCAAAAGCAAGAGCATATCAAAAATAGTGAAGGCCAGGTTATACTAGTATAACCATTTTGTTAATTTCTTGTAATTAAAATGGAGGACTAAACAATATTGATCCTTCTTTTAACAATCTTTGCAGGAGCGTCTACCGGACCACCTCGTTGTGCCATATGTGACTACACATTGCAACACTTGGTCACCTAGTCATTTCTTGCAGAAGATTCCCTCAGAAAGCTCATTCTTTGACTTGTGAGTTGTGGCCACTGGTGGACTCGATCATTTCATAATGCAGCTAGCTTGTCTGGGAAGTTTTTCTGCAGCCACTCCATGGATACCAAGAGCAACCCAAATAAGTTGATGCTTTCCCTTTTCTTCTCATGCCTATATCTCAGTACTTCTATCTCCCTTGCATCTGACTCCATCACTACAAGCCAATCTCTATCTGGTGATCAAACCATTGTTTCAGCAGGTGGTGTTTTTGAATTGGGTTTCTTCCAACCAGGTAATGTTTCAAACTTCTACATAGGCATGCGGTACAAGCATCACAGCAAACCATAGTCTGGGTGGCAAATAGGGAACAGCCTGTCTTTTGATAGGTTTTCTTCAGTATAGAAGACCCCAATTTTTGGCGTTTGTATATATTTCTTCTTTTGTATCTTTGTTCATCTCTTTATTACTTAGTTCAAATGAGTTCATGCTTGAGTTAATTACAAGAATAAAGCATAACAAACTTACTTGATGTACTTGCATTGTCTATGAAGGTCTTCTCCTCCTGAAAAATCCACCTTAATTTTCTCTTAGCAATGGGACTCTGATTTGATGAGAAATGATACCGGGAAAATCACAACAGTGTGAGACTAAAATAGAGACTGTTGCGGGGAGCACGTCTCTGGGAGACTAAAATAGAGACTGCTGTGTGGAAGCTCAAAGATCAACATTGAATGCTCCTTGGAAGTAATAGGCTTCTTCAATCACTGCAATGAATTCTCTTTCACGTATAGGTTTCAAGTTTAGGTTCCAATCCCCGTATCATTCGGGCTTTATAACTCCGAGGTGTGGAGCTCAAAGATCAACATTGAATGCTCCTTGGAAGTAATANNNNNNNNNNNNNNNNNNNNAACCTATACGTGAAAGAGAATTCATTGCAGTGATTGAAGAAGCCTATTACTAGCTTCCAAGGAGCATTCAATGTTGATCTTTGAGCTTCCACACCTTGGAGTTATAAAGCCTTTATTTATTATCTTTATTTTCAAGTCTTAATTAGTAGACTTTTCGTTTTCCCTTCCTTACCTTATAAAAGGAAGCCCTTCCTTCATTTGTAATCAGATTTTAGTCTTGAGTTATATCAGAAAATATATACAATTTGGTGAAGGAGTTCCTCCCAAATGTTTTAGAAGCTCTTATCTCTTAGGTGGATTTCTAGAGTGTCGAGTTTTGCTCTTATCTTCTTGATGGATTCCATGAAGTGGGGAGCGTGCTCTTATCTTCTTGGTGGATTCTTAAAGTGGCGAGCGTATCTATCCCAGAGACGTGCTCCCCGTAGCAGTCTCTATTTTAGTCTCACACTGTTGTGATTTTCTCGGTATCAAAAAAGAAAACATGTTTTAGAAGGGACCAGTCTGACATTTATATAGAACTCTTGCGTGACAGTTTTATCCATAAAGAAACTATCATTTTGCTTAACGTACACCAAACCATATCAACTGCTTATCAAAGTGCAATGTAACTTGAATTAATCAAATAATGTTAGGAGGCTTATCTTGAACTGCATTTACAGTGTTGTCAAGTTCATACGTATGTGTTCTAAACTAAGATCATACTTCATATACTTGAACTGCATTTACAGTGTTGTCAAGTTCCACAAGCTGCAATACTTACACACTTACCCAACTGGGTCACTCAAAAGCTGTAAAACCATGAACAAAGTGAAGCAACTTCATTGTCACATCACTAAGAAGGCCTCTATGTCACCAAGCTCATAAGCACCCGGCTGAAATGGGCACCTTCAATAGCTTAGACTATGCCCCAAAAGCCTTCGACTGGTTTCTTGAAGAAGAAAAAGAAACAAAGGGTGTATTGTTCTTCAGTTCATGTACAATATCCTGATAAGTGGTGACTCGATAGGGTGTTCAAGTACAATTCAGATGTATTCTTTCAGAGACAGTGTTTTGAAGCTAAGACTTCAAAAGAATCTCTACACTTCAAGCTTCATATATAGTGCCAAAGTTGATCAAAATTCCAAGATATTTGAGGTATGAAGATGCTTATGCGAGCAGTCATGCATGCAGAAGCCTTGTAAATATTTCCAACTAACTTTTTCAGTTAAGTAATCAGTGGAGAATTGGAGATACTGAGTTCATATACAATCATAGATT
This genomic interval carries:
- the LOC101300432 gene encoding uncharacterized protein LOC101300432, which gives rise to MRDGYSEPVMWLSPLSQLPSSYSLTDAIEMERDYPGWLVKYRVDLNLLVAALPGEDWNACVVLGLSQEDETDNGVEDTSTHLLLQLPGKIISYNLREDLASRHLLS